From the Prunus dulcis chromosome 4, ALMONDv2, whole genome shotgun sequence genome, one window contains:
- the LOC117625995 gene encoding transcription factor JUNGBRUNNEN 1-like: MEVQNMMSDSNNIKEDANLLPGYRFHPTDEELVRFYLRRKVENKPIRLELIKLIDIYKYDPWDLPKASGIVGGKEWYFFCRRGKKYRNSVRPNRVTKSGFWKATGIDKPVYSVGDFHSCIGLKKSLVYYRGSAGKGTKTDWMMHEFRLPASSSKDDTSNIKNYTQEAEVWTLCRILKRDNNYSCRKYASNWQKATSNPKQIVADSSSKPCSPESDISFGALAANKDQFERSPIFYNDHVYEGNRFSAGDQLSLKGEVDPMVNSYISFSNPKEDEMLTSDGNWDELRPMVDCVLNPSLLYSCR, encoded by the exons ATGGAGGTTCAGAATATGATGAGTGATTCAAACAACATTAAGGAAGATGCAAATTTGCTTCCTGGGTATCGTTTTCATCCCACTGATGAAGAGCTTGTGAGGTTTTATCTTCGGAGGAAGGTGGAGAACAAACCCATTCGTCTAGAACTCATCAAACTTATTGATATTTACAAATATGACCCTTGGGATCTTCCAA AAGCTAGCGGCATTGTTGGGGGCAAGGAGTGGTACTTCTTTTGCAGAAGGGGAAAGAAGTACAGAAATAGCGTAAGACCCAACCGGGTCACAAAATCAGGGTTTTGGAAAGCCACTGGCATTGATAAGCCTGTATATTCTGTTGGTGACTTTCACAGTTGCATTGGCTTAAAGAAATCCCTAGTCTACTACCGGGGAAGTGCTGGAAAGGGTACCAAAACAGACTGGATGATGCACGAATTCCGCCTTCCGGCTAGTTCAAGCAAGGATGACACTTCTAACATCAAGAACTATACTCAAGAAGCT GAAGTTTGGACACTTTGCAGGATTTTGAAGCGAGATAATAATTATTCTTGCAGAAAGTATGCATCAAATTGGCAAAAGGCAACTTCGAATCCAAAGCAAATTGTGGCTGACTCAAGTTCTAAACCATGCAGTCCTGAATCGGATATAAGTTTTGGTGCTTTGGCTGCTAATAAGGATCAATTTGAAAGGAGCCCTATTTTCTATAACGATCATGTGTACGAAGGAAACCGATTTTCCGCAGGTGATCAGCTGAGCTTAAAAGGTGAAGTTGATCCAATGGTGAACTCATACATAAGCTTTTCGAATCCAAAAGAAGATGAGATGTTAACATCAGATGGAAACTGGGATGAGCTAAGACCAATGGTCGACTGTGTTCTAAATCCATCACTGCTATATAGTTGCAGGTAG